A window of the Loxodonta africana isolate mLoxAfr1 chromosome 3, mLoxAfr1.hap2, whole genome shotgun sequence genome harbors these coding sequences:
- the LOC135227227 gene encoding guanylate-binding protein 5-like isoform X2, with protein MASEIHMPGPMCLIENINEQLMINQEALKILSAITQPVVVVAIVGLYRTGKSYLMNKLAGKKHGFSVGSTVQSHTKGIWMWCMPHPEKSNLTLVLLDTEGLGDVEKVDKKNDTQVFALAMLLSSIFVYNTMNKIDQEAIDLLHKVTELTNLLRERSSSDLDEVADSADFVSSFPDLVWTLRDFFLELEIDEQVITADEYLENSLRPKQGTDQTVQNFNLPRLCIQKFFPMKKCFIFELPSHQKKLAQLETLRDDELDPEFVQQVAEFCSYIFSHSKIKALPGDIKVNGPRLESLMLTYVNAINSGDLPCMENAVLALAQIENSAAVQKAIAHYDQQMGQKVQLPTETLQELLDLHRATEREAIEVFMKSSFKDVDQKFQKDLVTQLEAKQEDFCKQNLQASWDRCSALLQGIFGPLEEEVNQGIYSKPGGYRLYIQKMERLKKNYYQEPRKGIQAEETLQKYLMSKESVSDAILQTDLILTAKEKELEEARMKAEAAQAEAQKLEEIRRQNQLMMEQRERLHQEQVRQMERDRANWLAEQQRAQERKIQEEAKRLEERLKAENRRLQKTLRRLFR; from the exons ATGGCCTCAGAGATCCACATGCCAGGCCCAATGTGCCTCATTGAGAACATTAATGAGCAACTGATGATTAACCAGGAAGCTCTGAAGATCCTGTCTGCCATTACTCAGCCTGTAGTGGTGGTGGCTATCGTGGGCCTCTACCGCACAGGCAAATCCTACCTGATGAACAAGCTGGCTGGCAAGAAACACG GGTTCTCTGTTGGATCTACAGTGCAGTCTCACACCAAGGGTATCTGGATGTGGTGTATGCCTCACCCGGAGAAGTCAAATCTCACACTAGTGCTGCTTGACACTGAGGGCCTAGGTGACGTAGAGAAG GTTGATAAGAAGAATGATACCCAGGTCTTTGCTCTGGCAATGCTACTGAGCAGCATCTTTGTATACAATACCATGAACAAAATCGACCAGGAAGCTATCGACCTACTGCA CAAAGTGACAGAACTGACAAATCTGCTCAGGGAAAGATCCTCATCTGATCTTGACGAGGTTGCAGATTCAGCTGACTTTGTGAGCTCCTTCCCCGACTTAGTGTGGACTCTGAGAGATTTCTTCCTTGAGCTGGAAATCGATGAGCAAGTCATCACAGCAGATGAATACCTAGAGAATTCACTAAGACCGAAGCAAG GCACTGATCAAACAGTTCAGAATTTCAACTTGCCCCGCCTATGTATACAAAAGTTCTTTCCAATGAAGAAATGCTTTATCTTTGAGTTGCCTAGTCATCAGAAGAAGCTTGCCCAACTTGAGACTCTACGTGATGATGAACTGGATCCTGAATTTGTGCAACAAGTTGCAGAATTCTGTTCCTACATCTTCAGCCATTCTAAAATAAAGGCTCTCCCAGGAGACATCAAGGTCAATGGACCTC GTCTAGAGAGTCTGATGTTGACCTACGTCAATGCCATCAACAGTGGTGATCTGCCCTGCATGGAGAACGCAGTCCTGGCCTTGGCCCAGATCGAGAACTCAGCTGCAGTGCAAAAGGCCATTGCCCACTATGATCAGCAGATGGGCCAGAAGGTGCAGCTGCCCACAGAAACACTccaggagttgctggacctgcaCAGGGCCACTGAGAGAGAGGCCATCGAGGTCTTCATGAAGAGCTCCTTCAAGGATGTGGACCAAAAGTTCCAGAAGGATTTGGTG ACCCAGCTAGAAGCAAAACAGGAAGACTTTTGTAAGCAGAATCTGCAAGCATCATGGGATCGTTGCTCAGCTTTACTGCAGGGTATTTTCGGTCCTCTAGAAGAAGAAGTGAATCAAGGGATTTATTCTAAACCCGGGGGGTATCGTCTCTACATTCAGAAGATGGAAAGGCTGAAGAAAAATTACTATCAGGAGCCCAGGAAGGGAATACAG GCTGAGGAAACTCTGCAGAAGTATTTAATGTCCAAGGAGTCTGTGAGTGATGCAATTCTACAGACAGACCTGATTCTCACAGCAAAGGAAAAGGAGTTGGAAG AGGCACGCATGAAAGCAGAGGCTGCACAGGCTGAAGCACAAAAGTTGGAGGAGATTCGAAGGCAGAATCAGCTAATGATGGAGCAAAGGGAGAGACTCCATCAGGAGCAAGTGAGACAGATGGAGAGGGACAGAGCAAACTGGCTGGCAGAGCAACAGAGGGCCCAGGAGCGTAAAATCCAG GAAGAAGCCAAAAGGCTCGAAGAAAGATTAAAAGCTGAAAACAGAAGGCTTCAAAAAACATTACGGCGTCTTTTTAGGTAA
- the LOC135227227 gene encoding guanylate-binding protein 5-like isoform X4, which yields MLLSSIFVYNTMNKIDQEAIDLLHKVTELTNLLRERSSSDLDEVADSADFVSSFPDLVWTLRDFFLELEIDEQVITADEYLENSLRPKQGTDQTVQNFNLPRLCIQKFFPMKKCFIFELPSHQKKLAQLETLRDDELDPEFVQQVAEFCSYIFSHSKIKALPGDIKVNGPRLESLMLTYVNAINSGDLPCMENAVLALAQIENSAAVQKAIAHYDQQMGQKVQLPTETLQELLDLHRATEREAIEVFMKSSFKDVDQKFQKDLVTQLEAKQEDFCKQNLQASWDRCSALLQGIFGPLEEEVNQGIYSKPGGYRLYIQKMERLKKNYYQEPRKGIQAEETLQKYLMSKESVSDAILQTDLILTAKEKELEEARMKAEAAQAEAQKLEEIRRQNQLMMEQRERLHQEQVRQMERDRANWLAEQQRAQERKIQEEAKRLEERLKAENRRLQKTLRRLFR from the exons ATGCTACTGAGCAGCATCTTTGTATACAATACCATGAACAAAATCGACCAGGAAGCTATCGACCTACTGCA CAAAGTGACAGAACTGACAAATCTGCTCAGGGAAAGATCCTCATCTGATCTTGACGAGGTTGCAGATTCAGCTGACTTTGTGAGCTCCTTCCCCGACTTAGTGTGGACTCTGAGAGATTTCTTCCTTGAGCTGGAAATCGATGAGCAAGTCATCACAGCAGATGAATACCTAGAGAATTCACTAAGACCGAAGCAAG GCACTGATCAAACAGTTCAGAATTTCAACTTGCCCCGCCTATGTATACAAAAGTTCTTTCCAATGAAGAAATGCTTTATCTTTGAGTTGCCTAGTCATCAGAAGAAGCTTGCCCAACTTGAGACTCTACGTGATGATGAACTGGATCCTGAATTTGTGCAACAAGTTGCAGAATTCTGTTCCTACATCTTCAGCCATTCTAAAATAAAGGCTCTCCCAGGAGACATCAAGGTCAATGGACCTC GTCTAGAGAGTCTGATGTTGACCTACGTCAATGCCATCAACAGTGGTGATCTGCCCTGCATGGAGAACGCAGTCCTGGCCTTGGCCCAGATCGAGAACTCAGCTGCAGTGCAAAAGGCCATTGCCCACTATGATCAGCAGATGGGCCAGAAGGTGCAGCTGCCCACAGAAACACTccaggagttgctggacctgcaCAGGGCCACTGAGAGAGAGGCCATCGAGGTCTTCATGAAGAGCTCCTTCAAGGATGTGGACCAAAAGTTCCAGAAGGATTTGGTG ACCCAGCTAGAAGCAAAACAGGAAGACTTTTGTAAGCAGAATCTGCAAGCATCATGGGATCGTTGCTCAGCTTTACTGCAGGGTATTTTCGGTCCTCTAGAAGAAGAAGTGAATCAAGGGATTTATTCTAAACCCGGGGGGTATCGTCTCTACATTCAGAAGATGGAAAGGCTGAAGAAAAATTACTATCAGGAGCCCAGGAAGGGAATACAG GCTGAGGAAACTCTGCAGAAGTATTTAATGTCCAAGGAGTCTGTGAGTGATGCAATTCTACAGACAGACCTGATTCTCACAGCAAAGGAAAAGGAGTTGGAAG AGGCACGCATGAAAGCAGAGGCTGCACAGGCTGAAGCACAAAAGTTGGAGGAGATTCGAAGGCAGAATCAGCTAATGATGGAGCAAAGGGAGAGACTCCATCAGGAGCAAGTGAGACAGATGGAGAGGGACAGAGCAAACTGGCTGGCAGAGCAACAGAGGGCCCAGGAGCGTAAAATCCAG GAAGAAGCCAAAAGGCTCGAAGAAAGATTAAAAGCTGAAAACAGAAGGCTTCAAAAAACATTACGGCGTCTTTTTAGGTAA
- the LOC135227227 gene encoding guanylate-binding protein 5-like isoform X3, giving the protein MASEIHMPGPMCLIENINEQLMINQEALKILSAITQPVVVVAIVGLYRTGKSYLMNKLAGKKHGFSVGSTVQSHTKGIWMWCMPHPEKSNLTLVLLDTEGLGDVEKVRKEDLVLINLLISEHSFTQVDKKNDTQVFALAMLLSSIFVYNTMNKIDQEAIDLLHKVTELTNLLRERSSSDLDEVADSADFVSSFPDLVWTLRDFFLELEIDEQVITADEYLENSLRPKQGTDQTVQNFNLPRLCIQKFFPMKKCFIFELPSHQKKLAQLETLRDDELDPEFVQQVAEFCSYIFSHSKIKALPGDIKVNGPRLESLMLTYVNAINSGDLPCMENAVLALAQIENSAAVQKAIAHYDQQMGQKVQLPTETLQELLDLHRATEREAIEVFMKSSFKDVDQKFQKDLVTQLEAKQEDFCKQNLQASWDRCSALLQGIFGPLEEEVNQGIYSKPGGYRLYIQKMERLKKNYYQEPRKGIQRHA; this is encoded by the exons ATGGCCTCAGAGATCCACATGCCAGGCCCAATGTGCCTCATTGAGAACATTAATGAGCAACTGATGATTAACCAGGAAGCTCTGAAGATCCTGTCTGCCATTACTCAGCCTGTAGTGGTGGTGGCTATCGTGGGCCTCTACCGCACAGGCAAATCCTACCTGATGAACAAGCTGGCTGGCAAGAAACACG GGTTCTCTGTTGGATCTACAGTGCAGTCTCACACCAAGGGTATCTGGATGTGGTGTATGCCTCACCCGGAGAAGTCAAATCTCACACTAGTGCTGCTTGACACTGAGGGCCTAGGTGACGTAGAGAAGGTAAGGAAGGAGGATTTGGTTTTGATTAACCTCCTCATCTCTGAACATTCTTTTACACAG GTTGATAAGAAGAATGATACCCAGGTCTTTGCTCTGGCAATGCTACTGAGCAGCATCTTTGTATACAATACCATGAACAAAATCGACCAGGAAGCTATCGACCTACTGCA CAAAGTGACAGAACTGACAAATCTGCTCAGGGAAAGATCCTCATCTGATCTTGACGAGGTTGCAGATTCAGCTGACTTTGTGAGCTCCTTCCCCGACTTAGTGTGGACTCTGAGAGATTTCTTCCTTGAGCTGGAAATCGATGAGCAAGTCATCACAGCAGATGAATACCTAGAGAATTCACTAAGACCGAAGCAAG GCACTGATCAAACAGTTCAGAATTTCAACTTGCCCCGCCTATGTATACAAAAGTTCTTTCCAATGAAGAAATGCTTTATCTTTGAGTTGCCTAGTCATCAGAAGAAGCTTGCCCAACTTGAGACTCTACGTGATGATGAACTGGATCCTGAATTTGTGCAACAAGTTGCAGAATTCTGTTCCTACATCTTCAGCCATTCTAAAATAAAGGCTCTCCCAGGAGACATCAAGGTCAATGGACCTC GTCTAGAGAGTCTGATGTTGACCTACGTCAATGCCATCAACAGTGGTGATCTGCCCTGCATGGAGAACGCAGTCCTGGCCTTGGCCCAGATCGAGAACTCAGCTGCAGTGCAAAAGGCCATTGCCCACTATGATCAGCAGATGGGCCAGAAGGTGCAGCTGCCCACAGAAACACTccaggagttgctggacctgcaCAGGGCCACTGAGAGAGAGGCCATCGAGGTCTTCATGAAGAGCTCCTTCAAGGATGTGGACCAAAAGTTCCAGAAGGATTTGGTG ACCCAGCTAGAAGCAAAACAGGAAGACTTTTGTAAGCAGAATCTGCAAGCATCATGGGATCGTTGCTCAGCTTTACTGCAGGGTATTTTCGGTCCTCTAGAAGAAGAAGTGAATCAAGGGATTTATTCTAAACCCGGGGGGTATCGTCTCTACATTCAGAAGATGGAAAGGCTGAAGAAAAATTACTATCAGGAGCCCAGGAAGGGAATACAG AGGCACGCATGA
- the LOC135227227 gene encoding guanylate-binding protein 5-like isoform X1: MASEIHMPGPMCLIENINEQLMINQEALKILSAITQPVVVVAIVGLYRTGKSYLMNKLAGKKHGFSVGSTVQSHTKGIWMWCMPHPEKSNLTLVLLDTEGLGDVEKVRKEDLVLINLLISEHSFTQVDKKNDTQVFALAMLLSSIFVYNTMNKIDQEAIDLLHKVTELTNLLRERSSSDLDEVADSADFVSSFPDLVWTLRDFFLELEIDEQVITADEYLENSLRPKQGTDQTVQNFNLPRLCIQKFFPMKKCFIFELPSHQKKLAQLETLRDDELDPEFVQQVAEFCSYIFSHSKIKALPGDIKVNGPRLESLMLTYVNAINSGDLPCMENAVLALAQIENSAAVQKAIAHYDQQMGQKVQLPTETLQELLDLHRATEREAIEVFMKSSFKDVDQKFQKDLVTQLEAKQEDFCKQNLQASWDRCSALLQGIFGPLEEEVNQGIYSKPGGYRLYIQKMERLKKNYYQEPRKGIQAEETLQKYLMSKESVSDAILQTDLILTAKEKELEEARMKAEAAQAEAQKLEEIRRQNQLMMEQRERLHQEQVRQMERDRANWLAEQQRAQERKIQEEAKRLEERLKAENRRLQKTLRRLFR, translated from the exons ATGGCCTCAGAGATCCACATGCCAGGCCCAATGTGCCTCATTGAGAACATTAATGAGCAACTGATGATTAACCAGGAAGCTCTGAAGATCCTGTCTGCCATTACTCAGCCTGTAGTGGTGGTGGCTATCGTGGGCCTCTACCGCACAGGCAAATCCTACCTGATGAACAAGCTGGCTGGCAAGAAACACG GGTTCTCTGTTGGATCTACAGTGCAGTCTCACACCAAGGGTATCTGGATGTGGTGTATGCCTCACCCGGAGAAGTCAAATCTCACACTAGTGCTGCTTGACACTGAGGGCCTAGGTGACGTAGAGAAGGTAAGGAAGGAGGATTTGGTTTTGATTAACCTCCTCATCTCTGAACATTCTTTTACACAG GTTGATAAGAAGAATGATACCCAGGTCTTTGCTCTGGCAATGCTACTGAGCAGCATCTTTGTATACAATACCATGAACAAAATCGACCAGGAAGCTATCGACCTACTGCA CAAAGTGACAGAACTGACAAATCTGCTCAGGGAAAGATCCTCATCTGATCTTGACGAGGTTGCAGATTCAGCTGACTTTGTGAGCTCCTTCCCCGACTTAGTGTGGACTCTGAGAGATTTCTTCCTTGAGCTGGAAATCGATGAGCAAGTCATCACAGCAGATGAATACCTAGAGAATTCACTAAGACCGAAGCAAG GCACTGATCAAACAGTTCAGAATTTCAACTTGCCCCGCCTATGTATACAAAAGTTCTTTCCAATGAAGAAATGCTTTATCTTTGAGTTGCCTAGTCATCAGAAGAAGCTTGCCCAACTTGAGACTCTACGTGATGATGAACTGGATCCTGAATTTGTGCAACAAGTTGCAGAATTCTGTTCCTACATCTTCAGCCATTCTAAAATAAAGGCTCTCCCAGGAGACATCAAGGTCAATGGACCTC GTCTAGAGAGTCTGATGTTGACCTACGTCAATGCCATCAACAGTGGTGATCTGCCCTGCATGGAGAACGCAGTCCTGGCCTTGGCCCAGATCGAGAACTCAGCTGCAGTGCAAAAGGCCATTGCCCACTATGATCAGCAGATGGGCCAGAAGGTGCAGCTGCCCACAGAAACACTccaggagttgctggacctgcaCAGGGCCACTGAGAGAGAGGCCATCGAGGTCTTCATGAAGAGCTCCTTCAAGGATGTGGACCAAAAGTTCCAGAAGGATTTGGTG ACCCAGCTAGAAGCAAAACAGGAAGACTTTTGTAAGCAGAATCTGCAAGCATCATGGGATCGTTGCTCAGCTTTACTGCAGGGTATTTTCGGTCCTCTAGAAGAAGAAGTGAATCAAGGGATTTATTCTAAACCCGGGGGGTATCGTCTCTACATTCAGAAGATGGAAAGGCTGAAGAAAAATTACTATCAGGAGCCCAGGAAGGGAATACAG GCTGAGGAAACTCTGCAGAAGTATTTAATGTCCAAGGAGTCTGTGAGTGATGCAATTCTACAGACAGACCTGATTCTCACAGCAAAGGAAAAGGAGTTGGAAG AGGCACGCATGAAAGCAGAGGCTGCACAGGCTGAAGCACAAAAGTTGGAGGAGATTCGAAGGCAGAATCAGCTAATGATGGAGCAAAGGGAGAGACTCCATCAGGAGCAAGTGAGACAGATGGAGAGGGACAGAGCAAACTGGCTGGCAGAGCAACAGAGGGCCCAGGAGCGTAAAATCCAG GAAGAAGCCAAAAGGCTCGAAGAAAGATTAAAAGCTGAAAACAGAAGGCTTCAAAAAACATTACGGCGTCTTTTTAGGTAA